The following proteins come from a genomic window of Botrytis cinerea B05.10 chromosome 14, complete sequence:
- the Bchhk5 gene encoding Bchhk5, whose translation MRIGIRLQLGLVVLVAALVPLIVLALATWFNNYSFTVDVKENALSLTASLKAASVASDLLLIQATCSTIVTRILIQEAIRDFYRGAPEWNEAREDVQSALASGGLSALLQVIIFSRNETGSVNGILNVTANASDIQLPYNNSLNQPAFLGDADQGFPAALYPNISYIPTTDPDPNAPGTNFTQVYAFADYPLNKSAALLLGPLQINSTYALVSLTLPIVENSNPDNILGYMTVVAAATSLIDVVYSREGLDKTGIVLVVGTNRRENQFSYMSRPATATYEPDLHNLTKASVKYIFPPYPLEGQTDRHSVYNANLTEYGSSNFSEGNYPAILHGFGRQNPKVNNASSYITTTNEQGVKVSVGWARPQSALVDWLLIVEQAHSEAWEPIIKLRNILLACVFGTFGLILIVVIPMAHFSVRPIRRLRDATKQSIQPPGYTPRQSIEDELYGEEEVGEGSSSGYKKTGFLVRLRKLTQSGRRVSRAEKSEIDRRRDFKIPGKVPDRKHWIEDELTDLTSKFNEMSDELLLQYTSLESKVAERTEQLEHSKKAAEAANESKTLFIANISHELKTPLNGILGMCAVCMGEDDLPSIKRSLKTVYKSGDLLLNLLNDLLTFSKNQIGQQLHLEEKEFRLSDVKEQIRNIFRKQVDEGGITFGVHFLGTESTDGAPLEKPSGKPLPALGPNGIGRLKDMCLWGDQHRILQIIINLVSNSLKFTPPGGKVEVRIRCMGELEQPLDGVNSRNSMGSKQSSHRRNVRTRTGSGSNASGHTSTHASGQISRTASNTKQAGTALVINPMDPRARVQLNERSATPPPNNARTLWFSIEVEDTGPGIPEHLQERVFEPFVQADLGLNRKYGGTGLGLSICSQLAGLMGGSISLVSTLGEGSTFNVQLPLKFVKERAPSTSSSDVIGSRPASMVSQSELERHTPKGSIDATTAVGSPGKSNGGAGYSIDTQPRLVGLRQPFFTSSPTPPPNDDNAKTQLAAIDRAAKEKVGDKKIRVLVAEDNLVNQEVVLRMLKLEDVYDVVVAKDGQEAYDIVKQSMEEGKFFNLIFMDIQMPNLDGLQSTRLIREMGYSAPIVALTAFAEESNVKECYESGMDHFLSKPIRRPALKQVLKKFATIPEEIEDSSITRKSTSEKGQASKQQNKNTSTSTFSPASNSDADLIKMNGTPSPPSPLTST comes from the exons ATGAGGATTGGTATCAGGCTGCAACTTGGCCTGGTTGTCCTGGTGGCTGCTCTTGTTCCATTGATTGTGCTCGCTCTCGCTACCTGGTTCAACAATTATAGTTTTACAGTCGACGTCAAAGAAAATGCACTTAGCCTTACGGCATCACTCAAAGCCGCTTCAGTGGCTTCCGATCTACTCCTAATCCAGGCCACATGCTCAACTATCGTCACGAGGATCCTTATCCAGGAGGCCATCCGCGACTTTTATAGAGGAGCACCCGAGTGGAACGAAGCAAGAGAAGATGTACAAAGCGCTTTGGCTTCTGGTGGTCTATCTGCATTGCTTCAAGTAATCATATTTTCGCGGAATGAGACGGGCTCGGTCAATGGTATATTAAATGTCACAGCCAATGCATCCG ATATACAACTGCCCTATAATAACTCGCTCAACCAGCCCGCTTTCCTAGGCGATGCTGATCAGGGATTTCCAGCGGCTTTGTATCCGAATATCTCTTATATCCCAACCACGGATCCCGACCCAAATGCTCCAGGAACGAATTTTACACAGGTGTACGCATTTGCCGATTACCCACTGAATAAAAGTGCTGCTCTTCTACTGGGGCCGTTACAAATTAATAGCACTTATGCTTTAGTATCACTGACCTTACCGATTGTGGAGAATTCGAATCCCGATAACATTCTAGGTTATATGACTGTGGTAGCAGCTGCGACTTCGCTGATTGACGTTGTTTATTCTCGGGAGGGCTTGGATAAAACAGGAATAGTGTTGGTAGTGGGAACCAATCGACGAGAGAACCAGTTCTCGTACATGTCGAGACCGGCTACAGCAACTTACGAACCCGACCTACATAATTTGACAAAAGCAAGTGTCAAATACATCTTCCCGCCATACCCTCTCGAAGGGCAAACTGATAGACATTCCGTCTACAATGCAAATTTAACTGAATATGGGAGCTCAAATTTTAGCGAAGGCAATTATCCGGCTATTCTACATGGATTCGGACGACAGAATCCGAAAGTCAATAATGCCAGTAGTTATATTACAACCACAAACGAGCAAGGAGTAAAGGTGTCGGTAGGCTGGGCAAGACCACAAAGTGCACTGGTTGATTGGCTTTTGATCGTAGAACAAGCTCATTCCGAAGCTTGGGAACCCATTATCAAGCTTAGGAATATCTTACTTGCATGTGTTTTTGGTACATTTGGGTTGATCCTTATTGTA GTTATACCGATGGCTCATTTCAGTGTTCGACCAATCAGAAGGCTAAGAGATGCCACGAAACAATCCATTCAGCCACCGGGCTACACTCCGCGTCAAAGTATAGAGGATGAATTATATGGCGAGGAAGAAGTCGGCGAGGGTAGTTCAAGTGGGTACAAGAAAACGGGATTTTTGGTCAGGCTGAGAAAATTAACACAGTCGGGGCGTCGTGTGTCGAGAGCAGAAAAATCAGAGATCGACAGACGGAGAGATTTTAAAATTCCTGGAAAGGTGCCTGATCGAAAACACTGGATTGAGGACGAACTCACGGATTTAACATCGAAATTTAATGAAATGAGCGACGAATTACTGCTGCAATACACGAGTCTCGAATCCAAAGTTGCTGAACGTACGGAACAACTTGAACATTCCAAGAAGGCAGCGGAGGCAGCAAACGAGAGCAAAACATTATTCATTGCAAACATATCGCACGAATTGAAAACTCCATTGAACGGAATTCTGGGAATGTGTGCCGTATGCATGGGTGAGGATGATTTGCCAAGCATCAAACGTTCATTGAAGACGGTTTACAAATCTGGTGACCTTTTgttgaatttattgaatgATCTTTTGACGTTCAGTAAGAACCAGATTGGCCAGCAATTGCATctagaagagaaagagtttCGGCTGTCTGATGTAAAGGAGCAGATCAGGAACATATTCCGAAAGCAAGTGGACGAAGGCGGTATTACTTTTGGAGTCCACTTCCTGGGCACTGAAAGCACAGATGGAGCTCCACTAGAGAAACCGAGCGGAAAGCCTCTACCAGCCCTAGGACCTAATGGTATTGgtagattgaaagatatgtGTTTGTGGGGTGATCAGCACAGAATTCTCCAAATCATAATCAATCTAGTCAGCAACAGTCTCAAATTCACACCACCAGGAGGAAAGGTAGAAGTCAGAATTAGATGTATGGGCGAATTGGAACAACCATTGGATGGTGTCAATAGCCGAAATTCCATGGGTTCGAAGCAGAGCTCTCACAGGAGAAATGTTAGAACCCGTACTGGCTCAGGATCGAATGCTTCAGGGCATACTTCGACGCATGCATCGGGGCAAATTTCAAGGACAGCTTCAAATACCAAGCAAGCTGGGACTGCACTAGTAATCAATCCTATGGATCCAAGGGCTCGTGTCCAATTAAACGAGCGATCGGCAACTCCGCCACCAAATAATGCTAGGACTCTATGGTTTTCAATAGAGGTTGAGGATACTGGACCCGGTATTCCCGAGCATCTACAGGAGCGAGTTTTCGAGCCTTTCGTACAGGCTGATCTTGGGTTGAATAGGAAATATGGAGGAACCGGATTGGGATTAAGTATTTGCTCCCAGTTAGCAGGCCTTATGGGAGGTTCTATCTCTCTCGTTAGTACACTTGGAGAAGGTTCCACGTTCAATGTTCAGTTGCCATTGAAATTCGTCAAGGAGCGAGCACCAAGTACATCTAGTTCCGATGTTATTGGTTCTCGGCCCGCAAGCATGGTTTCGCAATCAGAACTCGAACGTCATACTCCAAAGGGTTCAATTGATGCAACGACTGCTGTAGGATCCCCTGGGAAAAGCAATGGTGGTGCAGGCTATTCAATAGATACTCAACCTCGGTTGGTGGGACTTCGACAGCCATTCTTCACATCATCCCCTACACCTCCACCCAATGACGATAACGCAAAAACTCAACTCGCTGCAATCGATCGCGCTGCCAAGGAGAAAGTAGGGGATAAGAAAATTCGAGTTCTGGTTGCCGAAGATAATCTTGTTAATCAAGAGGTGGTTCTTCGCATGCTTAAACTTGAAGACGTGTATGACGTGGTGGTCGCCAAGGATGGGCAGGAGGCATACGATATAGTAAAGCAAAGCATGGAAGAGGGcaaattcttcaacttgATCTTTATGGATATTCAAATGCCAAATCTGGATGGGCTACAAAGTACGAGATTAATCAGAGAAATGGGTTATTCTGCGCCCATTGTAGCACTAACGGCTTTTGCCGAAGAGAGTAATGTCAAAGAATGCTATGAGTCCGGAATGGATCATTTCCTAAG TAAACCTATTCGACGACCAGCTCTCAAGCAAGTTCTTAAGAAATTCGCCACTATCCCAGAGGAGATAGAAGACTCCTCCATAACTCGAAAAAGCACATCAGAAAAAGGGCAAGCATCGAAAcagcaaaacaaaaatacATCTACTTCAACATTCAGTCCGGCATCAAATTCTGATGCTGACCTCATTAAAATGAATGGGACCCCTTCACCTCCATCACCTTTAACCTCTACATGA
- the Bchhk5 gene encoding Bchhk5, with protein MRIGIRLQLGLVVLVAALVPLIVLALATWFNNYSFTVDVKENALSLTASLKAASVASDLLLIQATCSTIVTRILIQEAIRDFYRGAPEWNEAREDVQSALASGGLSALLQVIIFSRNETGSVNGILNVTANASGVADIQLPYNNSLNQPAFLGDADQGFPAALYPNISYIPTTDPDPNAPGTNFTQVYAFADYPLNKSAALLLGPLQINSTYALVSLTLPIVENSNPDNILGYMTVVAAATSLIDVVYSREGLDKTGIVLVVGTNRRENQFSYMSRPATATYEPDLHNLTKASVKYIFPPYPLEGQTDRHSVYNANLTEYGSSNFSEGNYPAILHGFGRQNPKVNNASSYITTTNEQGVKVSVGWARPQSALVDWLLIVEQAHSEAWEPIIKLRNILLACVFGTFGLILIVVIPMAHFSVRPIRRLRDATKQSIQPPGYTPRQSIEDELYGEEEVGEGSSSGYKKTGFLVRLRKLTQSGRRVSRAEKSEIDRRRDFKIPGKVPDRKHWIEDELTDLTSKFNEMSDELLLQYTSLESKVAERTEQLEHSKKAAEAANESKTLFIANISHELKTPLNGILGMCAVCMGEDDLPSIKRSLKTVYKSGDLLLNLLNDLLTFSKNQIGQQLHLEEKEFRLSDVKEQIRNIFRKQVDEGGITFGVHFLGTESTDGAPLEKPSGKPLPALGPNGIGRLKDMCLWGDQHRILQIIINLVSNSLKFTPPGGKVEVRIRCMGELEQPLDGVNSRNSMGSKQSSHRRNVRTRTGSGSNASGHTSTHASGQISRTASNTKQAGTALVINPMDPRARVQLNERSATPPPNNARTLWFSIEVEDTGPGIPEHLQERVFEPFVQADLGLNRKYGGTGLGLSICSQLAGLMGGSISLVSTLGEGSTFNVQLPLKFVKERAPSTSSSDVIGSRPASMVSQSELERHTPKGSIDATTAVGSPGKSNGGAGYSIDTQPRLVGLRQPFFTSSPTPPPNDDNAKTQLAAIDRAAKEKVGDKKIRVLVAEDNLVNQEVVLRMLKLEDVYDVVVAKDGQEAYDIVKQSMEEGKFFNLIFMDIQMPNLDGLQSTRLIREMGYSAPIVALTAFAEESNVKECYESGMDHFLSKPIRRPALKQVLKKFATIPEEIEDSSITRKSTSEKGQASKQQNKNTSTSTFSPASNSDADLIKMNGTPSPPSPLTST; from the exons ATGAGGATTGGTATCAGGCTGCAACTTGGCCTGGTTGTCCTGGTGGCTGCTCTTGTTCCATTGATTGTGCTCGCTCTCGCTACCTGGTTCAACAATTATAGTTTTACAGTCGACGTCAAAGAAAATGCACTTAGCCTTACGGCATCACTCAAAGCCGCTTCAGTGGCTTCCGATCTACTCCTAATCCAGGCCACATGCTCAACTATCGTCACGAGGATCCTTATCCAGGAGGCCATCCGCGACTTTTATAGAGGAGCACCCGAGTGGAACGAAGCAAGAGAAGATGTACAAAGCGCTTTGGCTTCTGGTGGTCTATCTGCATTGCTTCAAGTAATCATATTTTCGCGGAATGAGACGGGCTCGGTCAATGGTATATTAAATGTCACAGCCAATGCATCCG GTGTTGCAGATATACAACTGCCCTATAATAACTCGCTCAACCAGCCCGCTTTCCTAGGCGATGCTGATCAGGGATTTCCAGCGGCTTTGTATCCGAATATCTCTTATATCCCAACCACGGATCCCGACCCAAATGCTCCAGGAACGAATTTTACACAGGTGTACGCATTTGCCGATTACCCACTGAATAAAAGTGCTGCTCTTCTACTGGGGCCGTTACAAATTAATAGCACTTATGCTTTAGTATCACTGACCTTACCGATTGTGGAGAATTCGAATCCCGATAACATTCTAGGTTATATGACTGTGGTAGCAGCTGCGACTTCGCTGATTGACGTTGTTTATTCTCGGGAGGGCTTGGATAAAACAGGAATAGTGTTGGTAGTGGGAACCAATCGACGAGAGAACCAGTTCTCGTACATGTCGAGACCGGCTACAGCAACTTACGAACCCGACCTACATAATTTGACAAAAGCAAGTGTCAAATACATCTTCCCGCCATACCCTCTCGAAGGGCAAACTGATAGACATTCCGTCTACAATGCAAATTTAACTGAATATGGGAGCTCAAATTTTAGCGAAGGCAATTATCCGGCTATTCTACATGGATTCGGACGACAGAATCCGAAAGTCAATAATGCCAGTAGTTATATTACAACCACAAACGAGCAAGGAGTAAAGGTGTCGGTAGGCTGGGCAAGACCACAAAGTGCACTGGTTGATTGGCTTTTGATCGTAGAACAAGCTCATTCCGAAGCTTGGGAACCCATTATCAAGCTTAGGAATATCTTACTTGCATGTGTTTTTGGTACATTTGGGTTGATCCTTATTGTA GTTATACCGATGGCTCATTTCAGTGTTCGACCAATCAGAAGGCTAAGAGATGCCACGAAACAATCCATTCAGCCACCGGGCTACACTCCGCGTCAAAGTATAGAGGATGAATTATATGGCGAGGAAGAAGTCGGCGAGGGTAGTTCAAGTGGGTACAAGAAAACGGGATTTTTGGTCAGGCTGAGAAAATTAACACAGTCGGGGCGTCGTGTGTCGAGAGCAGAAAAATCAGAGATCGACAGACGGAGAGATTTTAAAATTCCTGGAAAGGTGCCTGATCGAAAACACTGGATTGAGGACGAACTCACGGATTTAACATCGAAATTTAATGAAATGAGCGACGAATTACTGCTGCAATACACGAGTCTCGAATCCAAAGTTGCTGAACGTACGGAACAACTTGAACATTCCAAGAAGGCAGCGGAGGCAGCAAACGAGAGCAAAACATTATTCATTGCAAACATATCGCACGAATTGAAAACTCCATTGAACGGAATTCTGGGAATGTGTGCCGTATGCATGGGTGAGGATGATTTGCCAAGCATCAAACGTTCATTGAAGACGGTTTACAAATCTGGTGACCTTTTgttgaatttattgaatgATCTTTTGACGTTCAGTAAGAACCAGATTGGCCAGCAATTGCATctagaagagaaagagtttCGGCTGTCTGATGTAAAGGAGCAGATCAGGAACATATTCCGAAAGCAAGTGGACGAAGGCGGTATTACTTTTGGAGTCCACTTCCTGGGCACTGAAAGCACAGATGGAGCTCCACTAGAGAAACCGAGCGGAAAGCCTCTACCAGCCCTAGGACCTAATGGTATTGgtagattgaaagatatgtGTTTGTGGGGTGATCAGCACAGAATTCTCCAAATCATAATCAATCTAGTCAGCAACAGTCTCAAATTCACACCACCAGGAGGAAAGGTAGAAGTCAGAATTAGATGTATGGGCGAATTGGAACAACCATTGGATGGTGTCAATAGCCGAAATTCCATGGGTTCGAAGCAGAGCTCTCACAGGAGAAATGTTAGAACCCGTACTGGCTCAGGATCGAATGCTTCAGGGCATACTTCGACGCATGCATCGGGGCAAATTTCAAGGACAGCTTCAAATACCAAGCAAGCTGGGACTGCACTAGTAATCAATCCTATGGATCCAAGGGCTCGTGTCCAATTAAACGAGCGATCGGCAACTCCGCCACCAAATAATGCTAGGACTCTATGGTTTTCAATAGAGGTTGAGGATACTGGACCCGGTATTCCCGAGCATCTACAGGAGCGAGTTTTCGAGCCTTTCGTACAGGCTGATCTTGGGTTGAATAGGAAATATGGAGGAACCGGATTGGGATTAAGTATTTGCTCCCAGTTAGCAGGCCTTATGGGAGGTTCTATCTCTCTCGTTAGTACACTTGGAGAAGGTTCCACGTTCAATGTTCAGTTGCCATTGAAATTCGTCAAGGAGCGAGCACCAAGTACATCTAGTTCCGATGTTATTGGTTCTCGGCCCGCAAGCATGGTTTCGCAATCAGAACTCGAACGTCATACTCCAAAGGGTTCAATTGATGCAACGACTGCTGTAGGATCCCCTGGGAAAAGCAATGGTGGTGCAGGCTATTCAATAGATACTCAACCTCGGTTGGTGGGACTTCGACAGCCATTCTTCACATCATCCCCTACACCTCCACCCAATGACGATAACGCAAAAACTCAACTCGCTGCAATCGATCGCGCTGCCAAGGAGAAAGTAGGGGATAAGAAAATTCGAGTTCTGGTTGCCGAAGATAATCTTGTTAATCAAGAGGTGGTTCTTCGCATGCTTAAACTTGAAGACGTGTATGACGTGGTGGTCGCCAAGGATGGGCAGGAGGCATACGATATAGTAAAGCAAAGCATGGAAGAGGGcaaattcttcaacttgATCTTTATGGATATTCAAATGCCAAATCTGGATGGGCTACAAAGTACGAGATTAATCAGAGAAATGGGTTATTCTGCGCCCATTGTAGCACTAACGGCTTTTGCCGAAGAGAGTAATGTCAAAGAATGCTATGAGTCCGGAATGGATCATTTCCTAAG TAAACCTATTCGACGACCAGCTCTCAAGCAAGTTCTTAAGAAATTCGCCACTATCCCAGAGGAGATAGAAGACTCCTCCATAACTCGAAAAAGCACATCAGAAAAAGGGCAAGCATCGAAAcagcaaaacaaaaatacATCTACTTCAACATTCAGTCCGGCATCAAATTCTGATGCTGACCTCATTAAAATGAATGGGACCCCTTCACCTCCATCACCTTTAACCTCTACATGA
- the Bcbmt6 gene encoding Bcbmt6, which produces MGKNGKFGKDYGKVVGKDLPGRPGWKGPGFTKKAEQKPRKAPQEEEKDLPKESLLPVKLQQLLLNIFRDEYSGIIDSDGFQQLLQDVKGALYDRDFSRAFGNEEYLDVYSARWSPSRSLCYASILLDLQEHFGEILPRDKSAQKKVDSEATTDVAPSTTPTSTARVISIGGGAAEVVAFGGFLKHGFQTSGTGTTSQTADDAMASLTLSDANDSIELLLVDTASWANVVKKLHTGITTPPPISKYASASAKEANSALVKPEAFTTKFLEHDVLAMSQAELGNLSGKKPVLVTLFFTLNELYTASISKTTAFLLNITSVLPKGSLLLVVDSPGSYSETTVGTEEKKYPMKFLLDHFLIETHKTRGKESVPDWVKIHSEDSQWFRLPETLRYPIPLENMRYQVHLYRRS; this is translated from the coding sequence ATGGGTAAAAACGGAAAATTCGGCAAAGACTATGGGAAAGTGGTTGGTAAAGACCTTCCTGGACGACCCGGATGGAAAGGTCCAGGATTTACAAAAAAAGCCGAACAAAAACCAAGAAAGGCACCccaagaagaggagaaagatcTACCTAaagaatctcttcttcctgtGAAGTTGCAACAGCTCTTGTTGAACATTTTCAGAGATGAATATTCAGGCATTATCGATTCTGACGGCTTTCAACAACTTCTGCAGGACGTCAAAGGAGCCTTGTATGACAGGGATTTCAGTCGTGCATTCGGAAACGAGGAATATCTAGATGTGTATTCTGCAAGATGGTCACCTAGCAGGTCATTATGTTATGCTTCAATTCTCTTGGATCTTCAAGAACATTTTGGAGAAATACTGCCACGTGACAAGAGCGCTCAAAAGAAAGTCGACTCTGAGGCCACGACCGACGTTGCTCCATCCACAACTCCTACGTCAACAGCACGAGTGATCTCCATCGGTGGGGGTGCAGCCGAAGTTGTTGCATTCGGAGGCTTCTTGAAGCATGGATTTCAAACTTCAGGCACGGGAACGACTTCACAAACCGCTGATGATGCAATGGCTTCCCTTACTTTATCCGATGCAAATGATAGTATCGAATTACTACTTGTCGATACAGCATCATGGGCAAATGTGGTCAAAAAACTCCACACCGGTATCACAACTCCGCCGCCAATATCCAAATATGCAAGCGCATCTGCTAAAGAAGCAAACTCAGCTCTTGTTAAACCTGAAGCTTTCACCACAAAGTTTCTGGAACATGATGTATTAGCAATGAGTCAAGCTGAGCTTGGTAATCTGTCTGGCAAAAAGCCAGTTCTTGTTACATTATTCTTTACCTTGAATGAATTATACACGGCATCAATTAGCAAAACGACCGCGTTCTTACTCAACATAACATCGGTTCTTCCAAAAGGGTCTCTACTTCTGGTTGTCGATAGCCCAGGGTCATATTCAGAGACCACTGTCGgaacagaagagaagaaatatccGATGAAGTTTTTACTTGACCATTTTTTGATTGAGACACATAAGACAAGGGGGAAAGAGAGTGTTCCTGACTGGGTGAAAATCCATTCCGAGGACTCTCAGTGGTTTAGACTACCTGAAACTCTCCGATATCCAATTCCCTTGGAAAACATGCGATACCAGGTACATCTTTACCGTCGTTCATAA
- the Bcmaf1 gene encoding Bcmaf1, which yields MKFLPLRDFDNITSALNFNTPDCHVIGGCDLYTTKAAGSDKKLYKNIENSLESQYESLLKLSASVSPPLDPTEAGVNLSRSSPFGPLSQVSSRRTFAYLIATLNASHPDYDFSHNLRPADFHKERSLKTVINTIDSTLYNLRPSSGMTLHVPSQTSYKTTSSAGATSQAWCPQMWALIDKEMTLKDCTVYSWAPPDEPFDGELGSIWSLNYFFFNKEKKRVAYFYVRAVPVMSHSPSQAQGITDREAHYNDEGANKRARYWLGDRADNLMDDQNGNDDTDVNMWDEDDQVDPEEEYYDGYDEADDEFDDQNYKASIRGVSEDMAASMDIDC from the coding sequence ATGAAGTTCCTACCTTTACGCGACTTCGACAATATCACCAGTGCGTTGAATTTCAACACACCCGACTGCCACGTCATTGGTGGTTGTGATCTCTATACAACCAAAGCTGCTGGCTCCGACAAGAaactttacaaaaatattgagaacTCACTAGAATCTCAATATGAATCTCTACTCAAACTATCGGCTTCTGTATCGCCTCCTCTTGATCCCACCGAAGCAGGCGTAAACCTCTCACGCTCTAGTCCTTTTGGACCCTTGAGTCAGGTATCGAGCCGTCGAACTTTCGCGTATCTCATTGCAACACTTAATGCAAGCCATCCTGACTACGACTTCTCGCACAATCTCAGACCCGCCGATTTCCACAAAGAACGAAGTTTGAAGACTGTTATCAATACCATCGATTCGACACTTTATAATCTTAGACCAAGTTCGGGAATGACGCTTCATGTTCCATCACAGACATCTTACAAGACAACTTCATCTGCTGGGGCTACAAGTCAAGCTTGGTGTCCACAGATGTGGGCTTTGATTGATAAGGAGATGACTCTCAAGGACTGTACAGTCTATTCTTGGGCTCCTCCTGATGAACCGTTTGATGGTGAATTAGGATCTATTTGGAGTCTCAACtacttctttttcaacaaagagaagaagagagtcGCCTACTTCTACGTTCGAGCTGTTCCAGTTATGAGCCATAGTCCAAGTCAAGCTCAGGGCATCACAGACCGAGAAGCCCACTACAACGACGAAGGTGCAAACAAACGGGCTAGATATTGGCTAGGTGATCGCGCCGATAATCTCATGGATGATCAAAATGGTAACGATGATACCGATGTCAACATGTGGGATGAGGACGACCAAGTAGATCCTGAAGAGGAATACTACGATGGTTATGATGAAGCCGATGATGAATTCGATGATCAGAATTATAAAGCATCTATACGTGGTGTTAGTGAAGATATGGCTGCTTCGATGGACATTGATTGTTAA
- the Bcaps1 gene encoding Bcaps1 yields MAIHYLILLSRQGKVRLAKWFTTLSPKEKAKIIKDVSQLVLARRTRMCNFLEYKDSKIVYRRYASLFFIAGCASTDNELITLEIVHRYVEQMDKYYGNVCELDIIFNFQKAYFILDELLLAGEMQESSKKNVLRVISAQDSIEDTEAQAEVMSGLREIGLA; encoded by the exons ATGGCCATTCA CTATCTCATCTTGCTGTCGCGGCAGGGTAAAGTT AGACTCGCAAAGTGGTTTACAACATTATCGCCAAAGGAGAAGGCGAAGATTATCAAAGATGTCTCTCAGCTTGTGCTGGCACGCAGAACGAGAATGTGCAATTTCTTAGAGTACAAAG ATTCGAAAATAGTTTATCGACGATAcgcttctctctttttcatcGCAGGCTGTGCTTCGACAGATAACGAACTCATTACTCTGGAAATTGTTCACCGCTATGTTGAGCAGATGGACAAATACTATGGAAATGTCTGCGAGCTG GATATCATTTTTAACTTCCAAAAAGCGTACTTCATATTGGATGAGTTGTTACTAGCGGGCGAAATGCAGGAGAGTAGTAAGAAGAACGTGCTTAGGGTGATATCAGCGCAAGACTCAATTGAGGATACGGAG GCCCAAGCAGAGGTGATGAGCGGACTTAGAGAGATCGGTCTTGCTTAA
- the Bcaps1 gene encoding Bcaps1 encodes MAIHYLILLSRQGKVRLAKWFTTLSPKEKAKIIKDVSQLVLARRTRMCNFLEYKDSKIVYRRYASLFFIAGCASTDNELITLEIVHRYVEQMDKYYGNVCELDIIFNFQKAYFILDELLLAGEMQESSKKNVLRVISAQDSIEDTEVDEEITKLM; translated from the exons ATGGCCATTCA CTATCTCATCTTGCTGTCGCGGCAGGGTAAAGTT AGACTCGCAAAGTGGTTTACAACATTATCGCCAAAGGAGAAGGCGAAGATTATCAAAGATGTCTCTCAGCTTGTGCTGGCACGCAGAACGAGAATGTGCAATTTCTTAGAGTACAAAG ATTCGAAAATAGTTTATCGACGATAcgcttctctctttttcatcGCAGGCTGTGCTTCGACAGATAACGAACTCATTACTCTGGAAATTGTTCACCGCTATGTTGAGCAGATGGACAAATACTATGGAAATGTCTGCGAGCTG GATATCATTTTTAACTTCCAAAAAGCGTACTTCATATTGGATGAGTTGTTACTAGCGGGCGAAATGCAGGAGAGTAGTAAGAAGAACGTGCTTAGGGTGATATCAGCGCAAGACTCAATTGAGGATACGGAG GTCGACGAAGAGATTACCAAGCTTATGTGA
- the Bcaps1 gene encoding Bcaps1: protein MAIHYLILLSRQGKVRLAKWFTTLSPKEKAKIIKDVSQLVLARRTRMCNFLEYKDSKIVYRRYASLFFIAGCASTDNELITLEIVHRYVEQMDKYYGNVCELDIIFNFQKAYFILDELLLAGEMQESSKKNVLRVISAQDSIEDTEVSGEHQFGS, encoded by the exons ATGGCCATTCA CTATCTCATCTTGCTGTCGCGGCAGGGTAAAGTT AGACTCGCAAAGTGGTTTACAACATTATCGCCAAAGGAGAAGGCGAAGATTATCAAAGATGTCTCTCAGCTTGTGCTGGCACGCAGAACGAGAATGTGCAATTTCTTAGAGTACAAAG ATTCGAAAATAGTTTATCGACGATAcgcttctctctttttcatcGCAGGCTGTGCTTCGACAGATAACGAACTCATTACTCTGGAAATTGTTCACCGCTATGTTGAGCAGATGGACAAATACTATGGAAATGTCTGCGAGCTG GATATCATTTTTAACTTCCAAAAAGCGTACTTCATATTGGATGAGTTGTTACTAGCGGGCGAAATGCAGGAGAGTAGTAAGAAGAACGTGCTTAGGGTGATATCAGCGCAAGACTCAATTGAGGATACGGAGGTGAGTGGTGAACATCAATTCGGGTCGTAG